The DNA region GTGTGCCGGTGCCGTTCTACCACTGCTTCGGCATGGTGATGGGCAATCTGGCGGCCACCAGCCACGGCGCCTGCGTGGTCATCCCGGCCGCCGGCTTCGACCCTGCCGCCACCCTGCGGGCGGTGCAGGACGAGCGCTGCACGTCGCTGTACGGCGTGCCCACCATGTTCATCGCCGAACTGGCACTGACCGATTTCGCCGACTACGACCTGTCCTCGCTACGCACCGGAATCATGGCCGGCTCACCCTGCCCGGTCGAGGTGATGAAGCGGGTGATCAGCGAGATGCAGATGGTGGAGGTGACGATTTGCTACGGGATGACCGAGACCTCGCCGGTCTCCACCCAGACCCGAGCCGACGACTCGCTCGACCGCCGGACCGCCACCGTCGGCCGGGTGCACCCACACGTCGAGGTGAAGGTGATCGACCCGGTCAGCGGACGGTTGGCGCCGCGGGGCACGACGGGGGAGCTGTGTACCCGGGGCTACTCGGTGATGCGCGGGTACTGGAACCAGCCCGATCAGACTGCCGAGGTGTTACGCGACGGTTGGATGCACACCGGCGACCTGGCGGTGATGGACAACGAGGGGTACCTCGCCATCGTCGGGCGCAGTAAGGACATGGTGATCCGCGGCGGCGAGAACGTCTATCCTCGCGAGGTGGAGGAGTTCCTCTACTCCCATCCCGACATCGAGGACGTCCAGGTGGTGGGTGTGCCGGATCGCAAGTATGGCGAGGAGCTGCTGGCGGCGGTGCGGCTTCGGCCTGGCGCCGCGCTCACGGAGCAAGAGGTGCGCGCTTACTGCCAAGGCCGACTTGCGCACTACAAGGTGCCGCGCTACGTCCAGTTCGTCACCGAGTACCCGATGACCGTGACCGGCAAGATTCAGAAGTTCAAGATCCGCGATGCCGCGGTGGCCGAGCTGGGCTTGCCAGCTGACCGCTGAGCGATCGCCGGTGTTTCCACCTCGCCACTCCCAAAGGCATGATGCCGGCATGCTCACCGACACCGAACGCCGTGCGCTGGACGCCCTCGACGAGCCGGCGCTGCACCGCGGCCTGCTCGACCTGCTCGCGGTTCCGAGCGTCACCGGCAGCGCGGCCGAGACGGAGCTGCTGCACGCTCTCGCCGGGCAGGCCGAACGGCTGGATCTGGAGGTCGACCTGTGGCAGCCGGACCTGGCCGAGCTGCGGGCCGACCCGGACTTCCCCGGCACCGAGGCCGAGCGGGCTGAGATCTGGGGGTTGGTGGCCAGCACCGAGCGGCGGGACGGTCCCACGGTCATCCTGCAAGGCCACGTCGACGTGGTGCCACCCGGCGATCGGGCCGCCTGGCCGGGAGATCCCTTCACCCCGCGGATCGAGGGCGACCTGCTGCACGCGCGCGGCGCCTGCGACATGAAGGCCGGGGTGGCGGCCAACCTGGCCGCGCTGGCGGCGATCCGGGCCAGCGGCATGCGGCTGGCCGGCCGGCTCGCGCTGCACCTGGTGGCCAGCGAGGAGGACGGCGGGCTCGGCGCGTTCGCCACCCTGCGCCGCGGGCATCGGGGTGACGCCTGCCTGATCCCCGAACCCACGTCGCTCAGCATGATCACCGCCAACTGCGGGGCGCTGACCTTCGAGCTGACCGTGCCCGGTTCGGCGGCGCACGGCAGCATCCGCACGGCCGGGGTCAGCGCCATCGAGAAGTTCCTGCCGCTGTTTCAGGGGCTGCGGGCGCTGGAGACCGAACGCAACGCCGAGCCCGATCCGCTGCTGGCCGGCTACCAGATCGCGGCGCCGCTGTCGATCGGCCAGGTGTCGGCCGGTGACTGGCCGAGCACGGTGCCGGACCTGCTGGTCGCGCACGGCCGGTACGGGGTGCTGCTGGACGAGGACCCGGCCGAGGCCCGGGCCGCGTTCGAGCAACGGGTGGCCGAGGTGTGCGCCGCCGACCCGTGGCTGCGCGCGCACCCGGCCTCGGTGCGCTGGAGCGGCGGCCAGTTCGCCAGTGGCCGGCTGCCGGCCGGCGACCCGCTGCGCGAGGTGGTCGCCGGGGCGCATGCCGACACCGTGGGCGGGCAGGTGGCCGAGCGAGGCGCGCCGTACGGCAGCGACCTGCGGCTATACGCCGGCGCTGGGATTCCTACCCTGCACTACGGGCCGGGCGATCCGGCGGTCGCGCACAGCGCGCAGGAGCGGGTGTCGCTGACCGAGACCACCCAGACGGCCCGCACCCTGATCGTGGCGGCACTGCGGCTGACGGGCAGCTCAGCCTGAGGAGAGATTCATCCTGGTGCGTTCAGAGGGAACGCTGACTAGAAAACGGTGTAGCCCCCATCGATGACCAGCACCGTGCCGGTCATGAACGACGACGCGCGGCTGGCGAGAAAGACCACCGCCGGCGCGATCTCCTCCGGCTCGGCCGCCCGCTGCTGGGGCGTGTCGCCGATCCAATGCTCTGCGAACTCCGGATTATCGAGCGGTGTCATGTCGGTGCGGACATACCCCGGCGCGACCGCGTTGACCCGAACGCCGTGGACAGCCCATTCAGCCGCGAGTGACTTCGTGAGGTGATGCACCCCGGCCTTGGACGCGTTGTAGGCCGGTTGCCACTGCGGACGGTTGACGATCTGGCCGGACATCGACCCCACGTTCACGATGGCCCCGCCGCCGGCCTGCACCATCAACGCGCCGAAGACCTGGCAACCGTTCCACACCCCCGTCAGGTTCACGTCGATGACCGAACGCCATTCCTGCTCGGTCACCTCCAGAGCAGGGCGGTGGACGCACGTTCCCGCGTTGTTGACCAGGATGTCCACGCCCCCGAACTCAGCGGTGATCCGGTGGGCGGCGTTCGCCACCGCAGCGCGGTCGGAGACATCGGCCGAGAACGCACGCGCGCGTATCCCCTTCGTGTCGAGCTCCGACACGACATCGGCACTGGCCGCCTCGTCCCGGGCGAGGATCGCTATCGAAGCCCCTGCCTCACCGAGCGCGTGCGCGAACGCACGGCCCAAGCCACGGTTGCCGCCCGTGACAACCGCGACCCGATCCTTGACGGCGAACGCGTCCAGCACTGGCATAGCCCCACCCGTTTCCACTAGCCCGCAGGCGGCGCCTCGACTGTCTGGGACGCACCACGTCCCACGCTAATGGGTCTCGCGCGCGGTGGGGGTGGGCCAGGAGTCCACCGGCCGGTCGTCAGGTCTCCCGCTCAGACGCGTCGCCCGAAACCCATTCCGGCTCGATGGTCAGGCCGGCACGCTCGTCGTACCAGGCCGCGGCGCTGATCCGCCAGCCGGCCGACGTCCGTATGAATTGCAACGTCTTCATGCCTCGTCCGGTGAAGGATTCACCGTCTGAGATGCCTTGCTTGGCATAGCTGCAGAAGTGCTGCGCGACATCGCCGAACACCTCGGTGCGCCCGATCAGCTCCCACTCACTGAAGTCGAGCAGCCTGCCGCCGGCCAGCAATGCCTGCCGGGGCGCGATGAAGCTGTCGACGGTGTAGACGGTGGGTTCGCCACCGCAGGTCCGGATGATCACCGCTGTAGGAAGGAACGCCTCGCGGAGCGCGTCGAGCCGGACGGCGCTGTCCGCTCCGGAGGTGAAGGCGGCGAAGAATCTCCGTACGAGGTCTGCGATGGCGCTCCGGTCAGCGGCCTGGACGCTGTGGTACGGCTCGTTGCTGCTCACAACCGCTCACCGTAGCGAGGGGTTGCGCCGATGACCTCTCATCACAGCGACGTCCAGAAAGCGAAGCGGGCGCCGGCCACAGCGCCCGAAGGCCTGCGAACGGCGCCCGCTCGAAACAGCGAGCTGCCAGCGAACTTCCTGCGAACCGAGCTACCGAACCGTGCGGCTGCGCGCGGTGGAACGCGACCGGCGGGCCGGCGCGGCGGCCGCCTTCTCACGCTCTTCCTCGGCCCGCTTGACCGCGAACTCGGCCAGCGCGTCGATCAGCGACGCCACGTTCGCGGTCTCGGGCTGCACGTCCACCCGCAGGCCGAACTCGCGCGCCGTAGCCGCGGTCTGCGGCCCGATGCAGGCCACCACCGTCTTGTTGTGCGGCTTGCCGGCGATGCCGACCAGGTTGCGCACCGTCGAGGACGAGGTGAAGCAGACCGCCTGGAAGCCGCCGGACTTGATGGCGTCGCGGATCTCGGCCGCCGGCGGCGCCGCCCGAACCGTCCGGTAGGCCGTCACGTCGTCGATCTCCCAGCCGCGCTCGCGCAGGCCCTCGGCCAGCGTCTCGGTGGCGATGTCGGCCCGCGGCAGCAGCACCCGGTCGATCGGGTCCAGCACGTCGTCATACGGCGGGAAGTCGGCCAGCAGGCCCTCGGAGGACTGCTCGCCCGACGGCAGCAGCTCCGGCAGGATTCCGAAGGCGCGCACCGCCTCGGCGGTCTGCTCCCCGACGCAGGCGATCTTCACGCCGGCGAAGGCGCGGGCGTCCAGGCCGAACTCCTCGAACTTCTCCCGGACCGCCTTGACGGCATTGGTCGAGGTGAACACGATCCACTCGTACCGGCCGGTGACCAGGCCCTTGATCGCGCGCTCCATCTGGGTGGGCGTGCGCGGCGGCTCGACCGCGATGGTCGGGACCTCGACCGGCACCGCGCCGAAGTCACGCAGCCGCTCGCTCATCGCGCCGGCCTGCTCCTTGGTGCGCGGCACCAGGATCTTCCAGCCGAACAGCGCGCGGGACTCCCACCAGGCCAGCTTCTCGCGCGAGGCGACGGCCTTGCCGATGCTCAGCACGACCGGCCCCTGCATGCCCGCGGCCGACAGCTCGGCCTCGGCCAGAGTCCCGGCGACGGTGACCTGAGCGGTCGTGGTGCCGGCGCAGGTCACCGCCATCGCGCTGTCGGGCTTGAGACCCGAGGCCACCAGTTGCTCGGCCACCTGGCCCACCTCGGCGGCGTCCAGGGTCAGCACCAGGGTGCCGGGCGCCGCTGCCAGGGCCTCGAAGTCGACCGGCTGACCCTGCCGCAGGTCGGCCTCGGTGTGCAGGGCGCCCACCGGCACCCCGGCGTAGCTGGCGGTCGCGGCAGCCACCGACAGCGACGGCACCACCTCGAAAGGCACCGCGGTCTTGCCGACGGCCAGCGCCTCGCGGGTGACGGCGTCGGAGGCGAACGGATCACCCGACACCACCCGAACCACCACCGCGCCGTTGCGGGCCTCGGCCAGCAGCGCCTTGGCGACGTCGGCCGGCGCCGAGTCGGCCGGGCGGATCTCGCCTGCTATCAGAGCCCGCACCGCGCCGGTGACCGAGTCATCGACATAGGCCACCTCGGCCGATGCCAGCACCTCGACGGCGCGCACGGTGAGCAGTCCAGCGTCGCCCGTGCCGGTGCCCACGAAGGACACCTTGCCGACGGACTTACGCGCTCGGGTCATTTCGAGCTCCCCATCATGATGTTCGCGCCGAGATCGATCAGTTCAGCGGCTAGCCGCTGCCCGATCTTCTCGGCAGTGTTGAGTGGGCCGGAAGCCGACAACCGGACGGCGTCACTGCCGTCGATCGCGGTGACCGAACCACGAAGGAAAACTTCGAGCAAGCCGTCATCACCCTCGGTGATCTCGGCCAGTGCCCCCACCGGGGCGGTGCAGCCTGCCTCAAGGGCAGTGAGCAACGACCGTTCGGCAGCGACTGCCGCCCTGGTCGCGTGGTCATCGAGCGGCGCCAGCAGCGACCGGGCGTCCTCGTCGGACTCCCGGCACTCGACAGCGAGCGCGCCCTGCGCGGCTGCCGGCAGCACTTGAATGGGATCGAGCAGTTCGGTGATGGCCTCGCCGCGACCCAGCCGGTGCAGGCCGGCCACCGCCAGCACCACCGCGTCGAGCTGATCTGCCCCGCTGCCCACCCGGGACAGCCGGGTGTCGACGTTGCCGCGGATCGGCACGATCTGCCACCCGCGGTCCAGCGCGTTCAGCTGAGCGGTGCGGCGAGGTGAGCCGGTGCCGATCCGGGCGCCGGGCGGCAGCTCGAGCAGGCTCAGCCCGTCCCGCGCGCACAGCGCGTCCCGCGGGTCCTCACGCGGCGGCACCGCGGCCAGCGCGATACCGGGCGCCGGAGCAGTCGGCAGGTCCTTGAACGAGTGCACCGCGACGTCGATCTCGCCGGCCAGCAACGCCTCGCGCAGCGCGGAGACGAACACCCCGGTGCCGCCGATCTGCTCCAGCGGCTGCGCCGAACGGTCGCCCTCGGTGGAGACCAGGACGACCTCCACCGGCACGTCGGGGTTGCTGCCTGCGAAGGCGTCGATCACCAGCTGGGTCTGGGTGCGGGCCAGCAGGCTGGCACGGGTGCCGATCCGAAGGGTGCGAGTCATCGTCATCAGCCGGTCACCGTCCCGGGACCACCCGGCGCGTCAGCGCCGTCCGAACCGGCAGCGCCGTCCGAACCGGCAGCGCCGTCCGAACCGGCAGCGCCCTCCGAACCGGCAGCGCCGTCCGAACCGTCCGAACCGTCGGCCGTGCCGTCGTCGAAGGGGTCGGCGTCCAACGGCTCCGAGCGCCGAACCGCGGTGACCGAGCCCGGCCGGGCCGGGTCGAGGTCGAACAGCTCGCGCAGCGCGGCCGCGTAGGAGTTGCCCTCCGGCGTGGCGGCCAGCTCCTTCACCCGCACAGTCGGGGCGTGCAGCACCTTGTCGACGGCGCGGCGGACCGCGCTGGCCAGCTCGTCGCGAACGGAGGGCTCCAGGCCGGGCAACCGGCTGTCCAGCCGCAGCAGCTCGCTGTCCACCACCTGAGCCGCTCGGGCCCGCAGCGCGGTGACGGTCGGCGCGACCGCTCGCACCTGCTGGCTGGTCAGGTAGCTGCGCAACTCGGTGGCCACGATCGCCATCGCCGACGCCACCTCGGCGTCGCTGACCATCGCCCCGGAGCTGCGCAGCACGTCCAGGTCGACGTAGTGGACCTCGGCCATCAGCGAGACCGCCGGGTCGACGTCGCGGGGCAGCGCCAGGTCGAGCACCACCAGCGGCCGGCCGGCGCGCGGGTGCACGTCGGGCCCCTCAACCACCAGGCCGGTCGCCCCGGTGCACGAGATCAGCACATCGGCACGGGCGATCTCATCGGCGAGGCGCTCCCTGGAGCCGACCTCGCCGCCCAAGCTCTGCGCCAGCCGCTGAGCGCGCTCGACGCTACGGTTGATCACCACCACGTCGAGGCCGGCGCCGCCGGCAAGCCGCTGCAACGTCGCGCCTGCCAGGGCGCCCATCGAGCCTGCGCCCAGAATGACGAACCGCTTGCCGACCAGCCGGTCGGCCCCGCCCATGGCCTCGGCCGCATGCTGCAGCGCCACGGACACCACCGACGCGCCGGCCCGGTCGATGCCGGTCTCGGTGTGCACCCGCTTGCCGACTCGCAACGCGGTCTGGCTCGCCTCGTGCAGCACCTTGCCGACCGTCCCGGCCTGGGTGCCGGTCGCGTAGGCGTGGCGCAGCTGGCCCAGGATCTGGGACTCGCCGACCACCATCGAGTCCAGGCCGGCCGCGACCTGCAGCAGGTGGTCGGCAGCGGCCTCGTCGAAGTGGACGTAGAGGTGATCGCCGAGCTCGGCCACGCCCATGCCGGCGATCCGGGCGAGCGTGGTCGAGATGTCGACCACGGCCGGGTGGAACCGGGCGACGTCGGCGTAGATCTCGATCCGATTGCAGGTCGAGAGCACGATGACCTCGGAGATGGACTCGCTGCGGTGCAGCTCGTCCAGGACCTTCGTCAGCTCGTCGGGCGGGATGCTGGCGCGCTCCAGCACCCGGACCGGAGCGGAGTGATGTGAGAGACCGACCACAAGCAGGGTCACCGAGCCACCGCCACCTTGCTGATCGGGTCGGCGGCCACGGTCGCGGGGTCGGCCGACCCGGCGGTCGGCTCGCCGGGGCTCGAGTCGGCGGTCTGCGCGCAGTCCGCCCGGCCGGCCTTGCGGTTGTCGTGGAAGGACAGGATCTGCAGCTCGGCAGCCAGGTCGACCTTGCGCACGTCGACATGCGGCGGCACGTTCAGCACCGTCGGCGCGAAGTTGAGGATCGAGGTGACGCCGGCCGCCACCAGCCGGTCGCAGACGTCCTGCGCCGCCGCAGCCGGCACCGCCACCACGGCGATCGCGATGTTCTCCCGCTTGACGACCTCGTCGAGGGAGTCCACGTGTTGCACGGTCAGCCCACGCAGCCGGGTGCCGACCAGGGCCGGATGGGCGTCGATGAGCGCCGAGATCCGAAAGCCTCGGGAGGCGAAGCCCGCGTAACCGGCCAGCGCCTGCCCCAGGTGCCCCAGCCCGATCAGGGCGACGGCCCGGTTCTGGTGCAGGCCGAGGGTCTTGCGGATCTGCTCGGTGAGCACCGAGACCTCGTAGCCGACGCCGCGCACCCCGTAGGACCCCAGGTAGGACAGGTCCTTGCGCAGCTTGGCCGAGTTGACGCCGGCCGCGGTGGCCAGCGACTCCGAGGAGACAGTGGCCACTCCGTGCTCGCCCAGGCCGGTCAGGGCACGCAGGTAGACGGCCAGCCGGGCCACGGTGGCCTCTGGGATCGACCGCTGATCGGTAGCCGTGACCGACCGCTGGTCAGCGTGGTCGCCGACCGCGTTCAGCTGATGTGGCTGGGCGATCATGTGCTCCTCGAAACGGACCGGTCACGGCAGTAGCCGTAGCCCCCCGAGAGGAAGGCAGACCGGTGTGGTAAAGGGGTAGACAGCGATGAACCGTACGCCTTTGTGAAGGCATTCACAAAATCGCTGACCCGTGTGGTAAGAGCATGCTGAGCGTCGTCCGGCGCGGCAACTCATCCACTGCCGGCTTGGCCGGAACCGGCCTGCCCGGCTGGTCCGCGCCCGGCCTCGACCGCGCGCGGTTCACCGTTGCAGGGCAGCCCGAAACCGTGCCTCTTCCAGCCGCCAATAGCCGTGCTCAGCGCCGTCTATGAGGATCACCGGCACCCGCTCGGAGTACTCGTTGGCCCGGGCCCGGTCAGCGTCGACGTCCAGCAGCTGCAGCTGGAACCCGAGCTCCTCGGACAGCGCGGCCAGTTGCCGTTCGGCGTCGGCGCACAGGTGGCAGCCGTCCCGGGTGATCAGGGTGACGTGACGCTGGTGAGCGGCCATGACGTCAGAGCCGCCCGGCGGGCTGGTCGGTGACCGCCCGCAACCGCCACTTCATCACCTTGCCGGTGGCGGTGTGCGGCAACTCCGCCACCTCGATGATCTGCTTGGGCAGCTTGAACCGGGCCAGCGACCGCGCCGCCTGCTCGAGCAGCTCGTCCGGGTCCAGCACCGCGCCCGGCTCGGGCACCACGTAAGCCACGATCGCCTCACTCATCTCGCCCTCGCTCACCCCGAGGATCGCGACCTCGGCGACTCCGGGCAGCTTGCTGAACACCGCCTCGACCTCGGCGGGGTAGACGTTGAAGCCGTTCACCAGCACCAGGTCGCTGCGCCGGCCCACCAGGTAGTAGTCGCCGTCGTCGTCGGCCACCGCCAGGTCGCCGGTGCTGAACCAGCCGTCGGAGCCCGGGCCCTCAGTCGCGTCGGGCCAGTAGCCGAGGAACAGGTTGGGCCCGCGCACCTCGAGCATTCCCAGGTCGCCCACCTCGACGGCCTCGCCGTCGCTGTCGACCAGCCGCACCTCGACGCCGGGCAACGGCCGTCCGACCGAGCCAGCCTTGGGCTCTGCCCAGTTGTCCGGGCCCGCCGGCGTCAGGTTGAGGCTGATCACCGGAGCGGCCTCGGTCAGACCGTAACCCTCGAAGAGCGGCACCCCCACGGCCGCGTAGCGGGCGACCAGCGCCGCAGACAGCGGCGCCGAGCCGGACAGGGCGAACCGGACGCCGGCGAAGCCGTCGGCCAGGTTGGGCTGCTCGGCCCACATCGCGAACTCCACCGGCGCGCCGATCACCACGGTGGCCCGCTCCTCGCGCAGCTCCTCGAGGCTGGCGACCGCGTCGAACTTCGGCGCCAGCACCACGCTCGCGCCGAAGTACAGGGCCAGCCCCAGGCCGGCGTTGAGGCCGAAGACGTGGAACAACGGCAGCGGCAGGTAGATCCGGTCCTGCGCGCTGATCGGCGCCGGCTGCAGGTCCGCCACCTGGGCGAGGTTGGCCAGCAACGCGCGCGTCGGCAGCATCGCGCCCTTGGGCAGGCCTGAGGTCCCGGAGGTGTAGAGCAGCACGGCCAGTTGCTCGCCGGTGCGGTCCAGGTCTCGCGGCGGGCCGTCCGGGGCGGCCCGGCCGCTGGCCAGCAGCTCGGTCACGGTGGGCAGGTCCTCGGCTCCGGACCGGGCGGCGATCACGATCTGGCTCAGCTGCGGGTGTCCCTGGTACAGCTGGTCGGCGGCGGCGACCGCGGCCACCGACGAGGTGACCAGCATCCGGGCGCCTGAGTCAGTGAGGATGTGGTCCAGCTCGGCCAGCGTGTAGCCGGGGTTGACCGGCACGATGACCAGGCCCGCCTGCAACGCGGCCAGGTACACCGCGACGAACTCGGCGGTGGTGGGCGCCTGGATGGCCAGCCGGTCATCGGGCCGCATGCCGGCGGCGACCAGACCGGCCGCCAGGTCTGCCACGGCCTGGCGCAGCTCGAGCCACGTCCAGCGGTGCTCGGCGTCGATCAGCGCGACCTCGGCCGGCCGATCCGCCGCGGCCCGCTCCAGCAGGTCGCCGAATGTCGACGGGCCGTGGGCCTGGCTCGGCCCGCCCGATGGCCACGCGCGCGACTGGACAGTCACCCAGACCTCCTGAACTTCGGCACCGGTCGTGCGTGGGCCGGTTCGATTACAAGCTACTGACGGGTACGCCAGGACGCCAGGCAAGCCAGTCTGACTGCGCCGGCCCAGATATTCAACAGAGAGTAATCACTTGGTACTCGTACTGGAACGTTTGTGCAGGTACCGTCCAAGTCACGAAATGGCCCGCCCCCGACGGCGTGCGCCTGACCGCCTAACCACGGAAGCGGGGCCTGGCTGATGAGCGTCCCCGGCGTGGCTGCGGTGAGTCCCGCGGTAGCTGCTCAGGGCTGGGTTGAACTCGCCCGGCTGGTGGCGTGGGCGGTGCAGGACTGGGCGCGCACGTCGATGGACGCAGTCGAGTCGGCGGTTGATCTTCCGCTGTCGGCCTCCCCACCCGGCGCCACCCGCGCCGGGCCGCCCAGTGCTTCCCACGAGTTCGGTCCGTCCAACGACCCGGCGCCGGAAAAGATACCGCTGCCCCGCGACAGGGACGCCTCAGAGGTCGAGGCTGAGCACGCCGCGATGTGGACCCTGGTGCGAGCGGCCCAGCAGGGCGACGGCGAGGCGTTCGGAAAGTTGTACGACCAGTACGTCGACGCGGTGTTCCGGTTCATCTACTACCGCGTCAACGACCGGGCGCTGGCCGAGGACTTCACCTCCGAGACCTTTCTGCGCGCGTTGCGACGGATCTCCTCGATCAACTACCAGGGCCGCGACATCGGCGCCTGGTTCATCACCATCGCCCGCAACATCGTCTTCGATCACACCAAGTCGGCTCGCTACCGACTCGAGTTGACCACCGGTGACCTCATCGAGGGCAACGACGTCGACGACGGCCCCGAGCTCGCGGTGCTGACCAATCTGACCAACGCCCGGCTGCTCGAAGCGGTCAACTCCCTGGGCGAGGAGCAGAAGGAGTGCATCGTGCTGCGCTTCCTCAACGGCCTGTCGGTGGCCGAGACCGCGTCGGTGATGGGCAAGAACGACGGAGCGATCAAGGCGCTGCAGCATCGGGCCGTCAAGAGGCTGGCCATCGTGCTCGGCGACGAGCTCCGGTGAGCCGGAGCTAATAGGCCCCGCTGGAGTAACCCCACGGGCCGGCTGTCGTTGAACGCAACGAAGCAGCCAGCATCGCCAGCCAGGCGTCACGGATGCTGAGCTGCGACGAGCCTGGAGGCTGCGATGGGTGCCGGCAGATCTGCCGCTCGGTGGGCCCGCGGTGACCGCGCGGCTGCCGGCTGCACTGCCGAGGCTGAACTCGTCCGCCGGTTGCGGGCGTTGCCCGGCCCCGTCCCCGAGCCTCAGTTCAGAGCCGAGCTGCGCGCCCAGCTGGTCGCCATCACCGCCCGAATCGTGTCCGAGTCACCAGCCGCTGAGCCCGCCACCGGTCCGAGCGCCCTCGCCGGCCGGCGGTCCCGCGCGGCCGGTGGCCGCGCCCTGCGCACGCTGCGCCGTCCGGCGCTGGCCCTGGCCGGCGCGTCGACGGTGCTGACGCTGCTGCTCGGCATGGCGGTCTGGATGTCGAGCGGGTCGCTGCCCGGCCAGTCCCTGTACGGCGTGAAGAGGGCCAGCGAGAACGTCCAGCTGTCGATGGCCAGCGGCGACGTCGCCAAGGGTCAGGCCTATCTGCAGCTGGCCGGTAACCGGGTGCGCGAGGCCGCTGACCTGCTCTCCCAATCGGCGTCCGCCGGCGGCAAGCTCAGCGCCGCTGGACAGCTCAGCCCGCGCACCGCGTCGCTGGTCACCGACACCCTCGACAGCGCCGACTCCGACAGCGTCAACGGCATGCGGCTGCTCGGCGGGGCCGCGGTGGCTCAGCTGTCGCGGGAGCCGCTGACCAAGATGAGCGGGTGGCTGCCCCCGCACCGAACCCTGCTGAGCCAGGTCCGGGACCGGATTCCGGCCGGCCCGCTGCGCACCCGCGCCCAGGCGTCGCTGCTGTTGCTGCAACGGATCGCCACCCGCACCGGTCAGCTCAGCAGCGCGATGGGCTGCTCGTGCCTGGCCCGGGCGGTGGCCGACGAGCTCGGCCCGGTCCCCTGCCGGGCCTGCGGCG from Jatrophihabitans sp. includes:
- a CDS encoding sigma-70 family RNA polymerase sigma factor, which translates into the protein MSPAVAAQGWVELARLVAWAVQDWARTSMDAVESAVDLPLSASPPGATRAGPPSASHEFGPSNDPAPEKIPLPRDRDASEVEAEHAAMWTLVRAAQQGDGEAFGKLYDQYVDAVFRFIYYRVNDRALAEDFTSETFLRALRRISSINYQGRDIGAWFITIARNIVFDHTKSARYRLELTTGDLIEGNDVDDGPELAVLTNLTNARLLEAVNSLGEEQKECIVLRFLNGLSVAETASVMGKNDGAIKALQHRAVKRLAIVLGDELR
- a CDS encoding AMP-binding protein, which produces MTVQSRAWPSGGPSQAHGPSTFGDLLERAAADRPAEVALIDAEHRWTWLELRQAVADLAAGLVAAGMRPDDRLAIQAPTTAEFVAVYLAALQAGLVIVPVNPGYTLAELDHILTDSGARMLVTSSVAAVAAADQLYQGHPQLSQIVIAARSGAEDLPTVTELLASGRAAPDGPPRDLDRTGEQLAVLLYTSGTSGLPKGAMLPTRALLANLAQVADLQPAPISAQDRIYLPLPLFHVFGLNAGLGLALYFGASVVLAPKFDAVASLEELREERATVVIGAPVEFAMWAEQPNLADGFAGVRFALSGSAPLSAALVARYAAVGVPLFEGYGLTEAAPVISLNLTPAGPDNWAEPKAGSVGRPLPGVEVRLVDSDGEAVEVGDLGMLEVRGPNLFLGYWPDATEGPGSDGWFSTGDLAVADDDGDYYLVGRRSDLVLVNGFNVYPAEVEAVFSKLPGVAEVAILGVSEGEMSEAIVAYVVPEPGAVLDPDELLEQAARSLARFKLPKQIIEVAELPHTATGKVMKWRLRAVTDQPAGRL
- a CDS encoding DUF5667 domain-containing protein — its product is MGAGRSAARWARGDRAAAGCTAEAELVRRLRALPGPVPEPQFRAELRAQLVAITARIVSESPAAEPATGPSALAGRRSRAAGGRALRTLRRPALALAGASTVLTLLLGMAVWMSSGSLPGQSLYGVKRASENVQLSMASGDVAKGQAYLQLAGNRVREAADLLSQSASAGGKLSAAGQLSPRTASLVTDTLDSADSDSVNGMRLLGGAAVAQLSREPLTKMSGWLPPHRTLLSQVRDRIPAGPLRTRAQASLLLLQRIATRTGQLSSAMGCSCLARAVADELGPVPCRACGAAPNPAPGGAAPGGGVSAPAPVPGPGLGSAAGPSGSLPTLSLPALGGSGSSAGPPAGPTASRPAGPGLPATSGPPAAPPVSSPAGPGLPTALPSSPPFSYPPHLPTSLGPILTAPASPPLTLPGAVDGLPGLGVQPSLPGVSRP